In Mytilus edulis chromosome 8, xbMytEdul2.2, whole genome shotgun sequence, the genomic window gtccagCTTCgggttaaagcttttggtcaaggtagttcttgctgaagttgaagtccaatcaacttgaaactcagtacacatgtgccctatgatatgatctttctaattttattaatgtcaaattattgttttgaccccaatttcacagttcactgaacatagaaaatgatagtgcaaatttcaggttaaagtttttggtcaaggtagtttttgatgaagttgaagtccaatcaacttgagacTTAGaatacatgttccctgtgatgtgatctttctaatttaaaagccaaataagagtttttactcaaatttcacggtccactaaacacagaaaatgatagtgcaagtggggcatccgtgtactatggacacattcttgttaagaCTTACTTTGAGATCACTGGGGAAAAAAATCATGGCATGCTGGGAAGAAAAGTAATTATCATAATTTAAACTACTAGAATACTCCTCATGATACTCAAAAACTACTAAAATACTCCTCATGATGCTCAAAGACTACTAGAATACTCCTCATGATGCTCAAAAACTACTAGAATACTCCTCATGATGCTATTATTTCAATAACACTAATTATCAAAAACTACATTTGTACTAGAATACTCCTCATCAGGCTATTATTTCAATAACACTAATTATCAAAAACTACATTTGTATTAGAATACTCCTCATCAGGCTATTATTTCAATAACACATCTATACTTTTACAGGTCAGTAAATTACAGAAATGACACAAGTTCTCCTCTGTCTGTTATTATCATTAGTTGTGTTTGAAGTAGGAGATGCCTTAGATAATGGTCTAGCTCTGACACCACCCATGGGATGGATGCACTGGGAACGATTCAGATGTATAACAGATTGTAAAACAGATCCAAAAAATTGTCTCAGGTAAGCACAGTTCTCAAAGAAATCTATAGTACTTGTAGGTAGCTCCCACAATCATTGTAGATATAAATTGTATGATTTATTCATTTAACCAAGAAAAGTAAGTCAAGGCCAGTTGAATCCTTACAGACATACACCTAACAATGATTTATAACCCAAGTTTATCTACATTATTGTACATTGTATTACCCTCATATCAGCATGAAatcttaaaataacaaatattgacttcaaaattaaaaaataacattgattGATCATTAAACTATTTAATTAAGTCCAGGTCAAGGTTATCCACATTATGACAGACAGACatgtttacaaaaaatgaataatagcAAATACTTCATATGGTTATAGTGGaaagtataacagacaacactatctccatttgaaaaaaaaaacagaaccaAAAACAACAATGAGCAACATGTGGTCCTGATAGCCTGACTTAATGTAACAGGAACAAAATGTGTTAAGTTAACTTAGTTTTACATGTTTCCAATTTTCCCTTTTGTCTATCTAGAACATAAATTGTATGAGTAAAACACAGAGTTAAAACCTTGCACAGTTCAATCACCAACAGGATGACCatcaatttgaacaaaaaaataatagatggcaaataattaaaaaagtagAATCTAAACAAGAAGATAAATAAGGTTACTCAGCTACAGCTGCTGGCTGAAAAGTGCAGCTGAAAAATAACTTAAAATCAGGAACAATGCTTAGGTAAAGTATAATTAACTATCATTATAATAGGGGAGTACAAGTGTGTACAATAAATcttgttaactttaaaaaatgtgctctatttaaaaaagaaataaaaataccttatttaaatataaacaatgtCTTACTTTGTCAGTGAAAACTTGATAATGAGACAAGCTGATAGAATGGCAGCAGACGGTTATCGTGATGCTGGTTATGTTTATCTATCAATTGATGATTGTTGGATGGCTAAGGAGCGTGATTCCAATGGAAGGTTACAAGCAGATCCCATTAGATTTCCAAGAGGAATTAAGTTTTTGGCTGATTATGTGAGTATTTAGATCTGTATTCAAccattttttattaagaaatagTAATTATGTTTTAGGcaataattttatcaatatgaTTAATACCTCTTTctgatttttataattaatgTGTCAAATTTgcaaacagatttaaaaaaaaatgattttctttgAAATCGCCCCTTGAATGATTTGTTAATCATTTTTGCTAATTGAAAGCTTCTTGTATCTTCAAACAAAATGTAGATTTTAGTTagcaacaaaacattttgacataACTATGTCTTCAAAGATATTTACTGGTAATGCATATGAATACTAAAAGCATGGAATTGTATGACATATATAATCTGAAAATGAAAACGCTGCATATAAAAACATAACCAATATGAACAAATAAATATGTGACAATTTCATCTGTTTTGGTAGCAAGTTGATAAAACACGATCAGAAAATcccataatatttttttgaatttaggtagttttatataaaatatattatgaaaaaCACATAATATGACAAATACTTATGGCCATGCACTGTTGTTGGATTATAAACTAGAGATACATTTTCTCTATTTAGCTTCACAATAAAGGTTTAAAGCTTGGTATATATGAAGACTTTCTCTATTTAGCTTCACAATAAAGGTTTAAAGCTTGGTATTTATGAAGATTTTCTCTATTTAGCTTCACAATAAAGGTTTAAAGCTTGGTATATATGAAGACTTTGGTACTAGGACCTGTATGGGATACCCTGGAAGTGAGTTCTACTTACAACTGGATGCACAAACATTTGCCAGCTGGAAAGTGGATCTTTTGAAGCTTGATGGCTGTAATGCTGACAGGACAGATATGAAATATGGTAGGTTAAAACATCAATATTCTGttttatcggtcgtcccactgtctattTCACTCTGATCATCTCTTAATATTATTCCATATAGCCTTAacaactttgacccggacatatgagtgacgtcataatgtttgaaccgacatTGATcagtttgacccgaacttatcaagtcaacttctggttgctggtgaaactaagaaaacacttccaaaagaggcaaatatagcccgataaatcgatgaTCAGGTtttctgcatattgatattgtaaaatatcagctgctcgacacaatatgaaggctttttgatctcgttcgctgcgctcactcgacaaaaagcttcatattgtgactcgcagctgatattttacaattcaacatgcagacaactTGATAATCGGTACACATGAGGACACCTGTCATTCAGTGTCCACTATGTACAAACAAGTCCATCATTCCTTTATTCTAGATCTGTCATTTATAAATTCAAACAATTCACATGACTTTTTTCCTTATTATGCCTGTGGATagagtttatttaaaattgtacTTACacctacatttttttatattaatcccTGAAGAATTAGAGCTGTTTTTTGGTACTTTAGTGAATGATTAGAAATTTCAAATCAAGTTTATGTTTTGTTCTGGTTGAAAGACTTTTCCTTGAAACATAACAGTTTGACAAAGGAAATTTCATTAGAATTATACTTGTCCGGATTTTCAAATATCAAAGCTAATTATTAAACACTGTATCATCTAGATATGTACAGCGTATAGGTAGTAACCAAGCGGACATGATTGATCTAACCTGACACGGtaagaaaatctttgttttgtttacataatagCAATGTGTACTtaatctaaacataattgttgttttaagaaatgatttggttgTAGGTGAATTATTAGAGAAGTCTCATTATTTTCCAAAAACAAGAACGCTTACTAAAAACTGGCAAATACTTGTCAAACATTGTCAAAGAAGTTAGTGCTTGTCTCATCCAATATGATTCTATATCCACATGATCCATTGCAACACTTTTTTTGATAGAAGGCCACTGTGTGTgcgtaataagtatagctgtttcattAATTGGCATTGAAttctttcatacatatgttatttttcgatattttattccgAAAAGAAGCATTGTGTATGATGTACAGtttatatgaaattatttttctatacatCATACTCACCAGCGGCTgtacacaaaaactttattttcacacttgtttatcatgtttattacccAAAATGTTTCATGGAATGAGTAATCAtaggtaggtttatgattggtaactattacttttgccctgtattagctttcattcagataaaacatgtaaatggcTCAACAAATGTGtcgaaattgaaagttggtgttgacatATACAACTATTTGCGCATGTAAAAGTTTTTATTCTTATCAGAATATAAAAGTTGTCTTATGAATAGGAAAAAATTAAACGCAAACATTATTTGGGAGCATGAATTTcagatgttgagaaatgtacactgaatttagataaaacaaaacaaagattttcttaCCGTGTCAGGTAAAAATCAATCATGCCCCCTTGGTTAGTACCTACAACCGTGTATCGATGAAagcaatgaaattcatttttggatTGTCTGTATGAAACTGTATTTTAAATCCATACCAGACATTTGTCTAgaaaatatttgtatgttttttcccACCTTTTTATAACACAAACTTTGTGATTGAATTGTGTGATAATAATATCTCATAAACTATCTATTATCATTACTGTAGTATTTATGCTACCTTGGAtcttgagttttttttataataatttacataGAGTTTGGATTTCCTTCCAGGTGTCAGAATTCAAGATTGAATTGTATTTCAGGTTATCAGATTTTGTTGTTcaagtttatttcttatttatccAATTCAACAAATTCATACATTTAATACTTTTCTAATATTGAACTATTTTTATGATTTGTAAAGGTTTAAGAATGAGCTACTTTTTATGCACTAACTACCCTTGAACTTTAAtacaaaaaatggtaaaattgtaTTAGTCAGGAGTTTTTTTTCCCCGCTATGCTTGTTGATTTTAACtggtatttaatttttttgtgtataacTATAAGTTATGGATCAagtatttttatacgactgcaaaaattgaaaattttttggtcgtatattggtatcatgttggcgtcagcgtagtcgtcgtcgtcgtcccaatacttttggttttcgcactataactttagtttaagtaaatagaaatctatgaaatttaaacacaaggtttatgaccacaaaaggaaggtttggattgattttggaagttttggtcccaacagtttaggaattaggggccaaaaagggcccaaataagcattttcttggttttcccactataactttagtttaagtaaatagaaatctatgaaattttgacacaaggtttataaccacaaaaagaaggttgggattgtttagggagttttggttccaactgtttaggaattaggggccaaaaaagggcccaaataagcattattcttggttttcgcacaataactttagtataaggccacaccaatttaatttcttgttctacggatttttggattccaaaatttggggcgagcgagcgatttgaaaattttaataaaaaaatatttaatttgcaaatttttgaggcgaagcttgaaaagtaaaggcgagcgattataatttttttttgtaaacataaaatagtaggttttgacaatattaaagcttgatttatcacttgtactttgacatttctttaatttctgaagtattttttccatgttcaccaagaaataattaaatctgggttatgtatgtgtgactgacaatgagacaattctccttccaagtcataatcagtttggggacaaccccttaatgttataaatatcccttttacatgttttatgagggattaatataagttataatatatttgtttgtacaaaaggctcatattttctcaaagaactatatatctatctggtattaaatggtcaaaacatgtccaagaattttgtaatattcctggactttaaccatgttaacacatttactttaacagtttaatattattcaaaataagtggacccctcttttagaaaaagttgtttaaaatatgatgtaactctcctctttttgagtacaaaattctaagttttcaaaggttttgtatagaagaactatacaaatccgtggtattcttttctacatcagtaaaatgaccccttgtctgagggagggttgttctcaacctgataataacaaacacaggtcaaagtacggccttttacacagggctttgatacagaccaaatagcaggctataaaggaccccaaaattattagcgtacacaattcgaagaggaaaaccaacgatctaatttatatatcatgtatatccaaacgggaaaataccaatgaacaacatcaacaaacgataactgctgaacgacaggcccctgaatcaatcaggacaggtgcataaacatgcagcggctatggatagttttgtttcgccagcatacaatataattgcagttgaaggcaaatccttcagaagttctttgtactttattctaaaaacaaacattttttaataggGAATATATGTAAGGGGcaaagtaaccaattttttgttctttttataatatttacaaaaaaaaaacggtgcggaaaatggacatgattacatttccggatgcgggaagcgggaatataaaaaaaaaaaaaaattctgttttgaaaaaaataggtgcgggcgggtccgtcgaacaaggaatcaaattggtgtggcctaagtaaatagaaatcaatgaaatttaaacacaaggtttatgaacacaaaagaaaggttgggattgattttgggagttgagatcccaacagtttaggattaAGGGgccccaaagggtccaaaattaaactttgtttgatttcatcaaaaatttaataattggggttctttgatatgccgaatctaagtgtgtatgtagattcttaatttttggtcccgttttcaaattggtctacattaaggtccaaagggtccaaaattaaacttaagtttaattttaacaaaaattgaatccttggggttctttgatatgctgaatctaaaaatgttcttggatttttattattggcccagttttcaatttGGTCCAAATcacggtccaaaattaaacttagtttgatttcatcaaaaattcaataattggggttctttgatatgccaaatctaactgtgtctactatgtagattcttaatttttggtcccgttttcaaattggtctacattaaagtcaaaaaggtccaaaattaaactaagtttgattttaacaaaaattgaattcttgggcttctttgatatgctgaatctaaacatgtacttagatttttgattatgggcccagttttccagttggtccaaatcaggatccaaaattattatattaagtattgtgcaatagcaagaaattttcaattgcacagtattcagcaatagcaagaaatcttcaattgcacagtattgtgcaatatcaagaaattttcaaatgcacagtattgtgcaatagcaagaaatcttcaattgcacagtattgtgcaatagcaagtattttcaattgcacagtattgcacaatagcaagaaatatctaattgcacaatattgcgcaatagcaagaaatatctaattgcacaatattgcgcaatagcaagaaattttcaattggagttatctttctttgtccagaatagtagttgaatcaacttaaatcattgttttatacaatatacaatgtatattcacttttactaccaactgataaatgaaaacaatctttaccattcagtgataacaagcccttttttatatatttatatttgatgaTGTATTTAattgagtagttattgttgcaaactccattagtaatttgaattgagatcagttttggaacaagggaaagggggatgtgaaaaaaaatgggggtggggggtgttcaatttttctcatttcagatttcatgaataaaaagaaaatttcttcaaacatttttttgagaggattaatattcaacagcatagtgaattgctcaaaggcaaaaaacaaattttaagtttattagaccacattcattctgtgacagaaacctatgctgtgtcaacttttcaatcacaatccaaatttagagctgaatccagcttgaatgttgtgtccatacttgccccaaccgttcaggctcaacctctgcggtcgtatcaagctgcgccctCTGGTTGCAGATGCCATTCTTTTCAAGAAATGATAAATCTATTTATAGGTTATGAAGCAATGGGATTTTTCCTGAACAAGACAGGCCATCCTATTTTATATCTATGTAGCTGGGCAGCATATGTTTCTCCATACAAAGATCTGGTAAAATTTAACTGCAACTTTGATACAatttatatactgtggattcatttattttcgttggatatcaatttttcgCGGATTATGGGAAATTGCATCTAATTTCTTGATTTTGCCAAAGTTGTAGAAAATTTGTCTTTCATTGAAAACCcgcgaaaattggtatccaacaaataatgaatccacaatattcATAGAACTGTAAAGATTGTGAGTGAGTTACTTGAATATATTCAATCCTGATTAttcaaactgaaaataaaacagacaaaattttccccaaaaaagaaatttataatttGCAATCTGACGTTTAATTATCAGTGATTTTTATTCTATAGATGATTATTACGGCAAGATAATAGAATGCTTTAGCTGACAATGTTTTTCTTGTGTAACAATTTGGTCTTATTTATCAACctttcagatttgttttatttaagatgTTGTACTGAATGTCCTGTAAATATTGTCTTTGAATAGTTGAGAgggtaaattagaaaaaaatgttacccAATGAGCCATGTGTTAAACAAAGTAGAATATTAAACTTGTATTTACCCATGAAAAATGTCATTTTACAtatgaaagtataaaaatgtacaaatgttAACCCATAAGTAAGCAAAACAATATCCAATATGTTGACTGctaaattgtttttgaattttagtttGCAGGAAAATACATagctaatatatatatagttgaatGCCTTAACATTTATACTTTCAACTGATCtttgatgaaaaatatttaattccaGACTGATTATCCAGCATTTAAGAAGTATTGCAACCAGTGGCGTAACTATAGAGATATACAAGACTCATGGGATGTTATGTATGACATCATCGATTACTATGGCAACAATACTTACAATTTGTCAGCCTATGCAGGATCTGGACATTGGAATGACCCTGATGAGGTATTTTATTGTTAAAGATTCTTATTGACTTCAATATCACAACAGTTTATTGCTCTCATGGAAATTCTCAACTAGAGTTTATTCATGGCAAAATAGAGCTTACTTGAGAAAAATATaaagtgttttttgttgttatgcTAAAAAATTATTTCTGACTTTATGCATAAGTTGGATAATAGTatagaaataaagagatgtggtaagTTTGCCAACGAGATAATTATACTTCACTGGAGATCACCATATAGGGATGTAGGCAACTAAAGCCTTAGAGATGTGGTAAGTTTACCAATGACATAATTATACTTCACTGGAGATAAACAGATAGGGATGTAGGCAACTAAAGCCTTAGAGATGTGGTAAGTTTACCAATGACATAATTATACTTCACTGGAGATAAACAGATAGGGATGTAGGCAACTAAAGCCTTAGAGATGTGGTAAGTTTACCAATGACATAATTATACTTCACTGGAGATAAACAGATAGGGATGTAGGCAACTAAAGCCTTAGAGATGTGGTAAGTTTACCAATGACATAATTATACTTCACTGGAGATAAACAGATAGGGATGTAGGCAACTAAAGCCTTAGAGATGTGGTAAGTTTACCAATGACATAATTATACTTCACTGGAGATAAACAGATAGGGATGTAGGCAACTAAAGCCTTAGAGATGTGGTAAGTTTACCAATGACATAATTATACTTCACTGGAGATAAACAGATAGGGATGTAGGCAACTAAAGCCTTAGAGATGTGGTAAGTTTACCAATGACATAATTATACTTCACTGGAGATAAACAGATAGGGATGTAGACAACTAAAGCCTTAGAGATGTGGTAAGTTTACCAATGACATAATTATACTTCACTGGAGATAAACAGATAGGGATGTAGACAACTAAAGCCTTAGAGATGTGGTAAGTTTACCAATGAGATATCTATACTTCACTGGAGATAAACAGATAGGGATGTAGGCAACTAAAGCCTTAGAGATGTGGTAAGTTTACCAATGACATAATTATACTTCACTGGAGATAAACAGATAGGGATGTAGACAACTAAAGCCTTAGAGATGTGGTAAGTTTACCAATGACATAATTATACTTCATTGGAGATCAACAGATAGGAATGTAAGCAACTAAAGCCTTAGAGATGTGGTAAGTTTACCAATGACATAATTATACTTCATTGGAGATAAACAGATAGGGATGTAGGCAACTAAAGCCTTAGAGATGGGGTAAGTTTACCAATGAGATATCTATACTTCACTGGAGATAAACAGATAGGGATGTAGGCAACTAAAGCCTTAGAGATGTGGTAAGTTTACCAATGACATAATTATACTTCACTGGAGATAAACAGTTAGGGATGTAGGCAACTCAAGCCTTAGAGATGTGGTAAGTTTACCAATGAGATAATTATACTTCATTGGAGATAAACAGATAGGGATGTAGGCAACTAAAGCCTTAGAGATGTGGTAAGTTTACCAATGACATAATTATACTTCACTGGAGATAAACAGATAGGGATGTAGGCAACTAAAGCCTTAGAGATGGGGTAAGTTTACCAATGAGATATCTATACTTCACTGGAGATAAACAGATAGGGATGTAGGCAACTAAAGCCTTAGAGATGTGGTAAGTTTACCAATGACATAATTATACTTCACTGGAGATAAACAGATAGGGATGTAGGCAACTAAAGCCTTAGAGATGTGGTAAGTTTACCAATGACATAATTATACTTCACTGGAGATAAACAGATAGGGATGTAGACAACTAAAGCCTTAGAGATGTGGTAAGTTTACCAATGACATAATTATACTTCATTGGAGATCAACAGATAGGAATGTAAGCAACTAAAGCCTTAGAGATGTGGTAAGTTTACCAATGACATAATTATACTTCATTGGAGATAAACAGATAGGGATGTAGGCAACTAAAGCCTTAGAGATGGGGTAAGTTTACCAATGAGATATCTATACTTCACTGGAGATAAACAGATAGGGATGTAGGCAACTAAAGCCTTAGAGATGTGGTAAGTTTACCAATGACATAATTATACTTCACTGGAGATAAACAGTTAGGGATGTAGGCAACTCAAGCCTTAGAGATGTGGTAAGTTTACCAATGAGATAATTATACTTCATTGGAGATAAACAGATAGGGATGTAGGCAACTAAAGCCTTAGAGATGTGGTAAGTTTACCAATGACATAATTATACTTCACTGGAGATAAACAGATAGGGATGTAGGCAACTAAAGCCTTAGAGATGTGGCAAGTTTACCAATGACATAATTATACTTCACTGGAGATAAACAGATAGGGATGTAGGCAACTAAAGCCTTAGAGATGTGGTAAGTTTACCAATGACATAATTATACTTCACTGGAGATAAACAGATAGGGAAGTAGGCAACTAAAGCCTTAGAGATGTGGTAAATTTACCAATGACATAATTATACTTCACCTGGGATCAACAGATAGGGATGTAAGTTTGCAAATGAGATAATTATACTTCACCTGAGATCAACAGATAGGGATGTAGGCAACTAAAGCCTTAGAAAAAGGGATGGAGACTTGTGAAACAAATTAAGAACACTTTAACTTA contains:
- the LOC139486145 gene encoding alpha-N-acetylgalactosaminidase-like translates to MTQVLLCLLLSLVVFEVGDALDNGLALTPPMGWMHWERFRCITDCKTDPKNCLSENLIMRQADRMAADGYRDAGYVYLSIDDCWMAKERDSNGRLQADPIRFPRGIKFLADYLHNKGLKLGIYEDFGTRTCMGYPGSEFYLQLDAQTFASWKVDLLKLDGCNADRTDMKYGYEAMGFFLNKTGHPILYLCSWAAYVSPYKDLTDYPAFKKYCNQWRNYRDIQDSWDVMYDIIDYYGNNTYNLSAYAGSGHWNDPDELIIGGYGLSFNQEKLHMGMWAMMASPLFMSVDLETIRPSSKGLLLNKMLLEINQDPLGVQGQRIWKFRKFEIWQRPLHKAHSYAIAVINSDNEGVPRTIKLSLSEFGVTGSPAFNVTDVFDGTSHGVAHVNDSFIYEVNPTGIYMVRLDPVMSWKR